The Mycobacterium paragordonae genome includes a region encoding these proteins:
- the yhjD gene encoding inner membrane protein YhjD encodes MTVEQTEPGSLDRLRARHGWLDHLIRAFLHFRACNGNLFAAGLTYYTLIALFPLLMIAFAVGGFALSRRPELVDAIDDRTRSWVSPELGQQLVTLMNSAISAHTSVGVIGLVFAAWMGQTWMYRLREALCRIWGHQADSLGFARTIASDLAAVLGTFAVVVSTMTLAALAHAEPLKMVLNLLGIPELSAFHWAFRTISVVISFLVSWVVFSWVIVRLPRESVGVATSMRAGLMAAAGFELFKLVGSLYLRVVLRSVAGATFGPLLGLLVFAYVTWVLVLYCTAWAATAPGAA; translated from the coding sequence TTGACCGTTGAACAGACCGAGCCGGGCTCCCTGGATCGGCTCCGGGCGCGGCATGGCTGGCTGGACCATCTCATCCGCGCCTTTCTGCACTTCAGGGCGTGCAACGGCAACCTGTTCGCGGCGGGTCTCACCTACTACACGCTGATCGCGCTGTTTCCTCTGCTGATGATCGCTTTCGCGGTGGGGGGCTTCGCCTTATCGCGGCGTCCCGAGCTGGTCGACGCGATCGACGACCGCACCCGGTCGTGGGTGTCGCCGGAGCTTGGGCAGCAACTGGTCACGTTGATGAATTCGGCCATCTCGGCGCACACCTCGGTCGGTGTGATCGGGCTGGTCTTCGCGGCGTGGATGGGCCAGACCTGGATGTACCGGCTGCGGGAAGCGCTGTGCCGGATCTGGGGCCATCAGGCGGACTCGCTGGGCTTCGCGCGCACCATCGCGTCCGATCTGGCCGCCGTACTGGGCACCTTCGCGGTGGTGGTGTCCACCATGACGCTCGCCGCGCTGGCCCACGCCGAGCCGCTGAAGATGGTGCTGAATCTGCTTGGAATACCCGAGCTTTCGGCATTCCACTGGGCGTTCCGCACCATCTCGGTGGTGATATCTTTCCTGGTGTCCTGGGTGGTGTTCAGCTGGGTCATCGTTCGATTGCCGCGGGAGTCGGTTGGTGTGGCCACGTCGATGCGGGCCGGTCTGATGGCTGCCGCCGGGTTCGAGTTGTTCAAACTGGTGGGCTCGCTGTACCTCAGGGTGGTGCTGCGCAGCGTGGCCGGCGCCACCTTCGGGCCGTTGCTGGGTCTGCTGGTGTTCGCCTACGTCACCTGGGTCCTGGTGTTGTACTGCACCGCATGGGCCGCGACCGCGCCGGGAGCGGCATGA
- the yhjD gene encoding inner membrane protein YhjD, translated as MTEPTDKPGILQRLRDRHPRLDHLLRAYQRFAKQKGTFFAAGLTYYTIFALFPLLMVSFAAAGYILAGRPELLNTIDGRIRSAVAGELGQQLVDLINSAIDARASVGLIGLATAAWAGLGWMWHLREALSEMWEQHIEPDGYVRTKLSDLAAMVGTFLVIMVTVALSALGQRRPMAAVLRWLHIPDYSVFDEIFRGVSVLVSVLVTWLLFTWMIARLPRESVHFTTSVRAGLMAALGFEIFKQVGSIYLQTVVRSPAGAAFGPVLGLMVFAFVTWSLLLFSTAWAATSAPEDPRDRHVDPPPPAVISPRILVEEGLRPRQTVAAMAAGAVGALTLSRLFRRRR; from the coding sequence ATGACCGAGCCGACCGACAAGCCCGGGATCTTGCAGCGTCTGCGCGACCGCCACCCGCGGCTCGACCACCTGCTGCGGGCGTATCAGCGCTTCGCCAAGCAGAAAGGCACATTCTTCGCCGCCGGCCTGACGTACTACACGATCTTCGCGTTATTCCCTTTGCTGATGGTCAGTTTCGCGGCCGCGGGGTACATCCTGGCGGGCCGGCCGGAGCTGCTGAATACGATCGACGGCCGGATCCGGTCCGCGGTCGCCGGCGAACTCGGGCAGCAGTTGGTCGATCTGATCAATTCGGCGATCGACGCGCGCGCATCGGTCGGCTTGATCGGTCTGGCCACGGCGGCCTGGGCGGGGCTGGGCTGGATGTGGCACCTGCGCGAAGCGCTGAGCGAGATGTGGGAACAGCACATCGAACCGGACGGCTATGTGCGCACCAAACTGTCCGATCTGGCCGCCATGGTGGGCACCTTCCTGGTGATCATGGTCACGGTCGCGCTGAGCGCGCTGGGGCAGCGGAGACCGATGGCCGCCGTGCTGAGATGGCTTCACATTCCCGACTATTCGGTATTCGACGAGATCTTCCGGGGTGTGTCCGTACTGGTTTCGGTGCTGGTGACGTGGCTGCTGTTCACCTGGATGATCGCCAGGCTGCCCCGGGAGTCGGTGCACTTCACCACTTCCGTCCGGGCCGGTCTGATGGCGGCGCTGGGATTCGAGATATTCAAGCAGGTGGGGTCGATCTATCTGCAGACGGTGGTGCGCAGCCCGGCGGGTGCCGCGTTCGGTCCGGTGCTGGGGTTGATGGTGTTCGCGTTCGTGACGTGGTCGCTGCTGTTGTTCAGCACCGCGTGGGCGGCGACGTCGGCACCCGAGGACCCGCGGGACAGGCACGTCGACCCGCCCCCGCCCGCGGTCATCAGCCCCCGGATCCTGGTCGAGGAGGGTTTGCGCCCGCGGCAGACGGTGGCCGCGATGGCGGCGGGAGCCGTTGGGGCGCTGACGCTTTCGCGGCTGTTCAGGCGCCGTCGCTGA
- a CDS encoding nuclear transport factor 2 family protein, with the protein MSSRSFRGAVEAGRFDTIEQIFAEDAVLHSPIAHRPYRGREVIATVVGTVAKVLDDFRFERELDGALMFRATVDGLDIQGCDFLHTGDDGLVDEITVMMRPLKAVAAFAARMRAELSDGA; encoded by the coding sequence GTGAGCAGCCGATCTTTCCGTGGCGCCGTCGAGGCCGGCCGATTCGACACCATCGAGCAGATCTTCGCCGAAGATGCGGTGTTGCACAGCCCCATCGCGCACCGGCCCTACCGCGGCCGTGAGGTGATCGCGACGGTGGTGGGCACGGTCGCCAAGGTGCTCGACGACTTCCGGTTCGAGCGGGAGCTGGACGGCGCGCTGATGTTCCGAGCGACCGTCGATGGACTGGACATCCAGGGCTGCGATTTCCTGCACACCGGCGACGACGGGCTGGTCGACGAGATCACCGTGATGATGCGGCCGCTGAAGGCCGTCGCTGCCTTCGCCGCCAGGATGCGCGCCGAACTCAGCGACGGCGCCTGA
- a CDS encoding DoxX family protein, with the protein MNALLWTLQIALATVFAGSGLAKISQPKERLIAIGQTGVTPFPLPVIRFTAFCELLGAIGILLPWLTGVGRFLTPLAAGGFAIVMVGAIGSHAHLREPRNVALTVAILVASVTVAVGRAVGL; encoded by the coding sequence ATGAATGCACTGCTGTGGACATTGCAGATCGCCCTGGCCACCGTGTTCGCCGGGTCGGGACTGGCGAAAATCAGCCAGCCGAAAGAACGGCTGATCGCGATCGGGCAGACCGGCGTGACGCCGTTTCCGCTACCGGTGATCCGGTTCACCGCGTTCTGTGAACTGCTGGGCGCCATCGGGATTCTGCTGCCGTGGCTGACGGGAGTCGGGAGATTCCTGACACCGTTGGCCGCGGGTGGGTTTGCGATTGTGATGGTCGGCGCCATCGGATCGCACGCGCACCTGCGCGAACCCCGCAACGTCGCGCTGACCGTCGCGATCCTGGTCGCGTCGGTCACTGTCGCGGTGGGACGGGCGGTGGGGCTGTGA
- the nagA gene encoding N-acetylglucosamine-6-phosphate deacetylase, giving the protein MTLIRAGTVVVEGEVCRPGWVQVDAGRIVAGGAGAPPVPADVDLPDSVVIPGFIDMHVHGGGGASFGDAPAAAAQFHQRHGTTTTLASLVTTAPAELLSAVRLLADATKRGTVAGLHLEGPWLSTARCGAHDHTQIRHPDPAEIDAVLAAADGTIRMVTLAPELPGSDDAIRRFLDAGVVVAVGHTDATYEQTQHAIGLGATVGTHLFNAMPPMGHRDPGPVLALLQDPAVTVELIADGVHVRPEMTQAVLGWAGPERVAVITDATAAAGSGDGEYRLGTVPVVVAGGVATVRGTSTIAGSLATMDQLFRAVADGAGLAAAVQTTSATPARALGLDRVGAIRTGYQANLVVLDQDLRVADVMVDGAWRGTD; this is encoded by the coding sequence ATGACGCTGATCCGGGCCGGCACCGTCGTCGTCGAGGGCGAGGTGTGCCGTCCCGGCTGGGTGCAGGTCGACGCAGGCCGGATCGTCGCCGGCGGCGCGGGAGCACCGCCCGTACCGGCCGACGTCGATCTCCCCGATTCCGTTGTGATACCCGGATTTATCGACATGCACGTGCACGGCGGCGGCGGCGCGTCGTTCGGCGACGCACCGGCGGCGGCCGCGCAATTTCACCAGCGCCACGGCACCACCACGACGCTGGCCAGTCTGGTCACCACCGCCCCCGCCGAATTGCTCTCCGCCGTAAGGCTGTTGGCCGACGCGACTAAGCGGGGCACGGTGGCGGGCCTCCATCTGGAGGGACCGTGGCTCAGCACGGCGCGCTGCGGCGCCCATGACCACACCCAGATACGGCATCCGGATCCCGCCGAGATCGACGCGGTGCTCGCCGCGGCGGACGGCACCATCCGGATGGTCACCCTGGCCCCGGAGTTACCCGGCAGCGACGACGCGATCCGGCGATTTCTGGACGCGGGAGTGGTTGTCGCCGTGGGACATACCGACGCGACCTATGAACAGACCCAGCACGCAATCGGCCTGGGTGCCACCGTCGGCACTCATCTGTTCAACGCGATGCCGCCGATGGGTCACCGCGACCCCGGGCCGGTGCTGGCGCTGCTGCAGGACCCCGCGGTGACGGTCGAACTCATCGCCGACGGCGTGCACGTCCGCCCCGAGATGACGCAGGCGGTGCTGGGTTGGGCCGGCCCCGAACGGGTCGCCGTGATCACCGACGCGACCGCGGCGGCCGGCAGCGGAGACGGTGAGTACCGACTGGGAACGGTGCCAGTCGTCGTCGCCGGCGGCGTCGCCACGGTGCGCGGCACCTCCACCATCGCCGGCAGCCTGGCCACCATGGATCAGCTCTTCCGGGCCGTGGCCGACGGCGCGGGCCTGGCGGCCGCCGTGCAGACCACCTCTGCTACCCCGGCTCGTGCGCTCGGACTCGACCGGGTGGGCGCCATCCGTACCGGATACCAGGCGAATCTGGTTGTGCTCGACCAGGATCTGCGGGTGGCCGATGTCATGGTCGACGGTGCGTGGCGAGGCACCGACTAA
- a CDS encoding sugar porter family MFS transporter yields MTGRGLLVGLTAASVGVIYGYDLSSIAGARLFIAEDFHLTTRQQELVTTMVVIGQIVGALAAGVIANAIGRKRSTVLLTAGYAVCAILGACAVSLPMLLAARLLLGVAIGVAVVVVPVYVAESAPTAVRGSLLTAYQVTILVGIILGYLVGYLLAGAHAWRWILGIAAIPAVVLLPLLIRMPDTARWYLLKGRVEDARRALSRVEPDADVESQLTEIAVALKDEGSGKVSEMIRRPYLRATVFVVVLGFLVQITGINAIIYYSPTIFAEMGFHGDFALLGLPALVQLAGLSAVFVSLFSVDRLGRRPILLSGIVMMIVADATLMVIFANSSGSGLVLGFGGILLFIVGFNFGFGSLVWVYAGESFPSRLRSLGSSVMLTSTLTGNALIAGFFLTMLQLLGGAGVFAVFGGLTVVAFFVVYRYAPETKGRELEEIRLFWENGGRWPTDSS; encoded by the coding sequence CTGACCGGGCGGGGTTTGCTGGTCGGTCTCACCGCGGCCAGCGTCGGGGTCATCTACGGCTACGACCTTTCTTCCATCGCGGGTGCGCGGTTGTTCATCGCCGAGGACTTCCACCTGACCACGCGGCAACAGGAGTTGGTCACCACGATGGTGGTGATCGGTCAGATCGTGGGCGCCCTGGCGGCCGGGGTGATCGCCAACGCGATCGGGCGCAAGCGGTCCACGGTGCTGCTCACGGCGGGCTACGCGGTGTGCGCGATCCTCGGCGCGTGCGCCGTGTCGCTGCCGATGCTGCTGGCCGCCCGCCTGTTGCTGGGCGTGGCGATCGGGGTCGCGGTGGTCGTGGTGCCCGTGTACGTGGCCGAATCGGCGCCGACGGCCGTGCGCGGTTCGCTGCTGACCGCCTATCAGGTCACGATTCTGGTCGGCATCATCCTGGGCTACCTGGTGGGTTACCTGCTGGCCGGTGCGCATGCCTGGCGCTGGATCCTGGGGATCGCCGCGATACCCGCCGTCGTGCTGCTCCCGCTGCTGATCCGGATGCCCGACACCGCACGCTGGTACCTGCTCAAGGGCCGGGTCGAGGACGCGCGGCGGGCGCTGTCGCGGGTGGAGCCCGACGCTGACGTCGAGAGCCAGTTGACCGAGATCGCCGTCGCGCTGAAAGACGAGGGCAGCGGCAAGGTTTCCGAGATGATCCGGCGGCCGTACCTGCGGGCCACCGTGTTCGTCGTCGTGCTCGGCTTTCTGGTCCAGATCACCGGCATCAACGCGATCATCTACTACAGCCCGACGATCTTCGCCGAGATGGGTTTCCACGGCGATTTCGCGCTGCTGGGGTTGCCTGCGCTGGTGCAACTCGCCGGATTGTCCGCGGTGTTCGTCTCGCTGTTCTCGGTGGACCGGCTGGGCCGGCGCCCAATCCTGTTGTCCGGCATCGTGATGATGATCGTCGCCGATGCCACGCTGATGGTCATCTTCGCCAACAGTTCCGGCAGCGGGCTGGTCCTCGGATTCGGCGGCATCCTGCTGTTCATCGTCGGCTTCAACTTCGGGTTCGGTTCGCTGGTGTGGGTGTACGCGGGTGAGAGCTTCCCGTCCCGGCTGCGCTCACTGGGGTCCAGTGTGATGCTCACCTCGACGCTGACCGGCAACGCGCTGATCGCCGGATTCTTCCTCACCATGCTGCAGTTGCTCGGCGGCGCCGGGGTTTTCGCGGTCTTCGGCGGGCTGACGGTGGTGGCCTTCTTCGTGGTGTACCGGTATGCGCCGGAGACCAAGGGCCGCGAACTCGAGGAGATCCGGCTCTTCTGGGAGAACGGTGGCCGCTGGCCCACCGATTCGTCATGA
- a CDS encoding D-alanyl-D-alanine carboxypeptidase family protein, which produces MPPTRTSLRAASCLAAAVFAISGSGALANAEPSAEVNPQAANCPYKINTPPAVDSSEVPRAGEPPLPLALPSTPIGGNALSGCGIIAAPDTPPVPNDVSAEAWLVADLDSGAVIAARDPHARHRPASIIKVLVAMASINAFNQNKAVPGTDDDAAAEGTKVGVDAGGTYTINQLLHGLLMHSGNDAAHALAMQLGGMQQALEKLNVLATKLGGRDTRVATPSGLDGPGMSTSAYDIGLFYRYAWRNPVFADIVATRTFDFPGHGDHPGYELENDNQLLYHYPGAMGGKTGYTDDAGQTFVGAANRNGRRLMAVLLHGTRQPIAPWEQAAHLLDYGFSTAQGTQVGSLIEPDPSLVPTRDSPAARAPDNSQASGLMSSADSLPIRVGVAVVGTVIVFGLILVARSMNGRTQH; this is translated from the coding sequence ATGCCCCCCACACGGACCTCTTTACGCGCGGCGTCGTGCCTGGCCGCGGCGGTTTTCGCGATCAGCGGGTCAGGCGCGCTGGCCAACGCCGAACCCAGCGCCGAAGTGAATCCGCAGGCCGCCAACTGCCCGTACAAGATCAACACCCCGCCGGCCGTGGACTCCTCCGAAGTTCCTCGCGCCGGTGAACCGCCACTGCCGCTGGCCCTGCCGTCGACCCCGATCGGCGGTAACGCGCTGTCCGGCTGCGGCATCATCGCCGCCCCGGATACTCCCCCGGTGCCGAACGACGTCTCCGCCGAAGCGTGGCTGGTTGCCGACCTGGACAGCGGAGCCGTCATCGCGGCCCGTGACCCACACGCCCGGCACCGCCCCGCCAGCATCATCAAGGTGCTGGTCGCGATGGCGTCGATCAACGCGTTCAACCAGAACAAGGCCGTTCCCGGCACCGACGACGACGCGGCCGCCGAGGGCACGAAGGTCGGCGTCGACGCCGGCGGCACCTACACCATCAACCAGCTGTTGCACGGCCTGCTGATGCACTCCGGCAACGACGCCGCGCACGCGCTGGCCATGCAGCTCGGCGGCATGCAGCAAGCGCTGGAGAAGCTCAACGTGCTGGCCACCAAGCTGGGCGGCCGCGACACCCGGGTAGCCACCCCGTCCGGGCTGGACGGGCCCGGCATGAGCACCTCGGCCTACGACATCGGCCTGTTCTACCGGTATGCCTGGCGCAACCCCGTCTTCGCCGACATCGTCGCAACCCGCACCTTCGACTTCCCCGGCCACGGCGACCACCCCGGCTACGAGCTGGAAAACGACAACCAGCTGCTCTACCACTACCCCGGGGCGATGGGCGGCAAGACCGGTTACACCGACGACGCCGGCCAGACCTTCGTCGGCGCGGCCAACCGCAACGGCCGGCGGCTGATGGCGGTGCTGCTGCACGGCACCCGCCAGCCGATCGCGCCCTGGGAGCAGGCCGCGCACCTGCTGGATTACGGCTTCAGCACCGCGCAGGGCACCCAGGTGGGCTCGCTGATCGAACCCGACCCCTCGCTGGTCCCGACCAGGGATAGCCCGGCCGCCCGGGCACCCGACAACAGCCAGGCGTCGGGTCTGATGTCCTCGGCCGACTCACTGCCGATCCGGGTCGGGGTCGCCGTCGTCGGCACCGTCATCGTGTTCGGATTGATCCTGGTAGCGCGCTCGATGAACGGCCGGACACAGCACTGA
- a CDS encoding MerR family transcriptional regulator, with product MTLSITMTLLTLPQFAAAAADAVQASGAAPDNRQAKAVPAERMIRYYTSRGLLPRPGNRGRALIYGRTHLMRLVAIKRLQGEGLSLDEIAERLAGMSAAQVEALAAIPDSAVPAGLGDPEPAPEPARAAGAFWRAVPDAAPEIVPDAAPAVVPDAAPAPAVTNLQAVRLSDTVTLLVDGPLPPLDSLRRAAAPLLDLLANPGKDFPIVLSSRRRDGDGG from the coding sequence ATGACACTGTCAATCACCATGACACTGCTCACCCTGCCCCAGTTCGCCGCCGCGGCCGCCGACGCCGTGCAGGCGTCCGGCGCTGCGCCGGACAACCGGCAGGCAAAAGCCGTCCCCGCCGAGCGCATGATCCGCTACTACACCTCGCGTGGTCTGCTGCCCCGCCCCGGCAACCGCGGCCGGGCCCTCATCTACGGCCGCACGCACCTGATGCGGTTGGTGGCGATCAAACGCCTGCAGGGTGAGGGCCTGTCCCTGGACGAAATTGCCGAACGGCTGGCCGGGATGTCGGCGGCGCAGGTCGAGGCGCTGGCCGCGATTCCGGACAGCGCCGTGCCGGCCGGCCTGGGTGATCCCGAGCCGGCTCCCGAACCCGCCCGCGCGGCCGGCGCATTCTGGCGGGCCGTCCCCGACGCGGCCCCCGAAATCGTCCCCGATGCGGCACCCGCCGTCGTCCCCGACGCGGCCCCCGCACCGGCCGTCACCAACCTGCAGGCCGTCCGGCTTTCCGACACTGTCACGTTGCTCGTCGACGGGCCGCTGCCACCACTCGACTCGCTGCGCCGCGCCGCCGCGCCGCTGCTGGACCTGCTCGCCAACCCCGGAAAGGACTTCCCAATCGTGTTGTCAAGCCGCCGTCGTGATGGGGATGGGGGGTAA
- a CDS encoding IS110 family transposase, whose product MSVEVALTEKVWAGIDVGKEHHHCVVINSEGQRLLSRRVFNNEPELASLLDEVIELAGGQVLWAIDLNHGAAALLIGLLVAREQPLAYLTGLAIHRASASYRSEGKTDARDAFVIADQARLRRDISLLRPGDEIAVDLRILTTRRVDVVFDRTRQINRLRAQLLEISPALERALTLTNKGPLVLLTAYQTPAAIRRAGVARLDAWLRKQGARNATALAQTAVEAARSQSVVLPGERLAAQMVARLAKGVIALGDEIAELDELIEARFRDHRHAEVIISLPGIGPRLGAEFLAATGGDMTAFTGADQLAGFAGLAPQPRDSGRIHGNLRRPKRYHRGLLRSMYLSAQISITTSPASRTFYQRKRAEGKSHKQAVLALARRRISVLWAMLRDHTTYHDLPPIPITTAA is encoded by the coding sequence ATGAGTGTGGAGGTGGCGTTGACCGAAAAGGTCTGGGCAGGAATCGATGTGGGAAAAGAACACCATCACTGCGTGGTGATCAACAGCGAAGGGCAACGGCTGCTGTCGCGGCGAGTGTTCAACAACGAGCCTGAACTGGCGAGTCTGCTCGACGAGGTGATCGAGCTGGCCGGCGGCCAAGTGTTGTGGGCGATCGACCTCAACCATGGAGCGGCGGCACTGCTGATCGGCTTGCTCGTTGCTCGCGAGCAGCCGCTGGCATATCTGACCGGGCTGGCAATTCACCGAGCGTCGGCCAGCTACCGCAGCGAGGGCAAAACCGATGCCCGTGACGCGTTCGTCATCGCTGATCAGGCCCGCCTTCGCCGGGATATCAGTTTGCTGCGGCCCGGCGATGAGATCGCCGTGGATTTGCGTATCCTGACCACCCGCCGCGTGGATGTGGTCTTTGATCGCACCCGCCAGATCAACCGCCTGCGCGCGCAACTGCTCGAGATATCCCCTGCATTGGAGCGGGCGTTGACCTTGACCAACAAAGGTCCGCTGGTGCTGTTGACCGCCTACCAAACCCCGGCGGCGATCCGCCGCGCGGGAGTTGCGCGCCTGGACGCGTGGCTGCGCAAACAGGGCGCGCGTAACGCCACCGCGCTGGCCCAGACCGCGGTGGAGGCCGCCCGCTCCCAGTCGGTGGTGTTGCCCGGAGAGCGTTTGGCAGCCCAGATGGTCGCCCGGCTGGCCAAGGGGGTGATCGCCCTCGGTGACGAAATCGCCGAACTCGACGAGCTCATCGAGGCCCGATTTCGCGACCATCGACACGCCGAAGTAATCATCAGCCTGCCAGGCATCGGACCCCGGCTGGGTGCGGAATTCCTCGCCGCCACCGGCGGAGACATGACCGCGTTCACCGGTGCTGATCAACTCGCCGGGTTCGCCGGGCTGGCACCACAACCCCGCGATTCCGGCCGCATCCATGGAAATCTGCGCCGCCCCAAGCGCTATCACCGCGGACTGCTGCGGTCGATGTACCTCTCGGCGCAAATCTCGATCACCACCAGCCCCGCCTCGCGCACCTTTTATCAGCGCAAAAGAGCCGAGGGCAAATCGCACAAGCAAGCCGTACTCGCATTGGCAAGGCGCCGTATCAGCGTCCTGTGGGCCATGCTCCGCGACCACACCACCTACCACGACTTACCCCCCATCCCCATCACGACGGCGGCTTGA
- a CDS encoding VIT domain-containing protein: MSTQLLPLLPADPVQPIRTGRPGCGQLTDSDGRCLPLKALSVETALVGMTASSTVRQRFVNTGDTAIEATYVFPLPARAGVTDFAAELAGRRVVGVLKERGQARADYEQALVSGQRAAIVEEDRSDVFSVRVGNLGPGEEATIEMRLTGPLSFEDGEATFRFPLVVAPRYTAGTPLPGDQTGQGLAPDTDAVPDASRVTPPRLVDSDERPDLQISLSLDGAGFEVSELRSSLPTAVTEADGVTRLRLEPGARADRDFVLRFRVARSELSTSALLVPDADGDEGTWSVTVVPPVQTSTAPRDVVVLLDRSGSMQGWKMIAARRAAGRIVDMLDAADRFCVLAFDDRIDTPTGLADGLVDATDRNRFAAASWLGSLESRGGTVMAEPLHKAVDILAGTGEDRQASVVLVTDGQITGEDHLLRMLAPAVGRTRIYCVGIDRAVNAGFLDRLAGLGHGRSELVESEERLDEVMARLARTIGRPALTSLRVSAEGVSIIDDTTTPARSPDAFAGVPCVISGRYRGAGDATFRIGADESPTVSLRARVSPEAVAVRTIWARSVVRDLEDEYASYHADDELAARLVAHSVRFGVLSRFTAFVAIDPEHTDAGPLTEVIQPVEQPSGWATNVGFARGGAAYALAGAELVMPAPAGAMPQSAGAMPPPAAAAPPPDGGPDQLAPGKPAAPRPLDKLLKQVEKSTQVRRSGLDAVLDELRQHRDAATDPELRAALDQLCTALVRFLKDPKAPQSRQVLVALDAVRRAMTERPAKRRFWR, translated from the coding sequence ATGAGCACTCAGTTGTTACCACTGCTCCCCGCCGACCCAGTGCAACCGATCCGGACCGGACGGCCCGGCTGCGGTCAATTGACCGACAGCGACGGCCGCTGTCTGCCGTTGAAGGCGCTCAGCGTCGAGACGGCGCTGGTCGGCATGACGGCCAGTTCCACGGTGCGGCAGCGGTTCGTCAACACCGGTGACACCGCGATCGAGGCCACCTACGTCTTCCCGTTGCCGGCCCGTGCCGGTGTCACCGACTTCGCCGCCGAGCTGGCCGGACGCCGGGTGGTCGGTGTGCTCAAGGAACGCGGGCAGGCGCGCGCGGACTACGAGCAGGCGCTGGTGTCCGGCCAGCGCGCCGCGATCGTCGAGGAGGACCGCTCCGACGTGTTCTCGGTGCGGGTGGGCAATCTCGGTCCCGGCGAGGAGGCCACCATCGAGATGCGGCTGACCGGTCCGCTGTCGTTCGAGGACGGCGAGGCCACGTTCCGGTTCCCGCTGGTCGTCGCGCCGCGATACACCGCCGGGACGCCACTCCCGGGCGACCAGACCGGGCAAGGGCTGGCGCCGGACACCGATGCGGTGCCCGACGCCTCCCGGGTGACCCCGCCGCGGCTCGTCGACTCCGACGAGCGTCCGGACCTGCAGATCTCGCTGAGCCTCGACGGGGCCGGATTCGAGGTGTCCGAGCTGCGGTCGTCGCTGCCGACGGCGGTGACCGAAGCCGACGGTGTGACGCGACTTCGGTTGGAGCCGGGAGCACGCGCGGACCGGGACTTCGTGTTGCGCTTCCGGGTCGCTCGCAGCGAGCTGTCGACGTCGGCTTTGCTGGTCCCGGACGCCGACGGTGACGAGGGCACCTGGTCGGTGACCGTGGTGCCGCCCGTGCAGACATCCACTGCGCCAAGGGATGTCGTGGTGTTGCTGGACCGCTCGGGATCAATGCAGGGCTGGAAGATGATCGCCGCCAGACGGGCCGCCGGCCGGATCGTGGACATGCTCGACGCCGCCGACCGGTTCTGCGTGCTGGCCTTCGACGATCGGATCGACACACCGACCGGCCTGGCGGACGGATTGGTGGACGCGACCGACCGCAACCGGTTCGCCGCGGCGTCGTGGCTGGGCTCGCTGGAAAGCCGCGGCGGGACGGTGATGGCCGAGCCGCTGCACAAGGCGGTGGACATCCTGGCCGGAACCGGCGAAGACCGGCAGGCCAGCGTGGTGCTGGTGACCGACGGCCAGATCACCGGGGAGGATCACCTGCTGCGGATGCTGGCGCCCGCCGTCGGGCGGACCCGTATCTACTGCGTGGGCATCGACCGCGCTGTCAACGCCGGCTTCCTCGACCGGCTCGCCGGGCTGGGGCACGGCCGCTCGGAGTTGGTGGAATCCGAGGAGCGTCTCGACGAGGTGATGGCCCGGTTGGCCCGGACCATCGGGCGTCCAGCGCTGACCTCGCTGCGAGTGAGTGCCGAGGGGGTGTCGATCATCGACGACACCACGACGCCGGCCCGGTCGCCCGACGCTTTCGCGGGTGTACCGTGCGTGATCTCGGGCCGCTACCGCGGTGCCGGCGATGCGACCTTCCGCATCGGCGCCGACGAGTCGCCCACGGTCTCGCTGCGCGCCCGGGTATCACCGGAAGCTGTTGCGGTGCGGACGATTTGGGCGCGTTCGGTGGTGCGTGACCTGGAGGACGAGTACGCGTCGTACCACGCTGATGACGAGCTCGCCGCACGGTTGGTCGCGCACTCGGTGCGCTTCGGTGTGCTGTCGCGGTTCACCGCTTTCGTCGCGATCGACCCCGAGCACACCGACGCCGGTCCGCTGACCGAGGTGATCCAGCCCGTCGAACAGCCCTCCGGTTGGGCGACGAACGTGGGCTTCGCCCGTGGGGGCGCGGCCTACGCACTGGCCGGCGCGGAACTCGTCATGCCGGCGCCGGCGGGCGCGATGCCGCAGTCTGCGGGTGCGATGCCGCCGCCTGCGGCCGCGGCTCCGCCCCCCGACGGGGGGCCGGATCAGCTGGCACCCGGTAAGCCCGCCGCGCCGCGGCCGCTGGACAAGCTGCTCAAGCAGGTGGAGAAGTCGACCCAGGTGCGTCGCTCCGGCCTGGACGCGGTGCTCGACGAGCTGAGGCAGCATCGCGATGCCGCCACCGACCCCGAGTTGCGGGCGGCGCTCGACCAGCTGTGCACGGCCCTGGTGCGGTTCCTGAAGGACCCGAAGGCGCCGCAGAGCCGGCAGGTGCTGGTGGCGCTCGACGCGGTCAGGCGGGCGATGACCGAGCGGCCGGCCAAACGACGCTTCTGGCGGTGA